The following DNA comes from Amycolatopsis albispora.
GCCCGGTACGCGGCTTCGCAGGTTTCGAGCAGGTTCGGCCATTCCAGCGCGAACCAGTCGAGCGCGTCGTCGAAGTCGGCGAATTCGGGCAGCTCCGCTTCGGGCAGCGCGGCGGCGAAGTCGAGCGAGTCCACGATGCGCAGCAGCCGCCGCCGCGCCCGGTCGGCCGCGGCCTGGTAGTACCGCACCGACCGCCGCAGCACCGCCTCGCGTTCGGTGGCGGCCAGCTCGGTTTCCGCGAGCCCGCGCAGGTACAGCCGGACCAGGTCGTGTGGTGCGAACACGTCCCGGCCGACCTCGGTGAGCAGGTGGTAGGCGGCCAGCGTGCGCAGTCGGCGGCGGGCCTCGGCGACCCCGGTGCCCCCGAGCGCGGCGGCCAGGTGCGGCCCGATCGACGGCCCGGTGAACGCGCCCAGCAACCGGAACAACGCGCCGACCGGCTCCGGCAGCCCGCGGTGCGACACGTCCAGCGCGGCCCGCACGCTGGTCTCCGCGACGTCCACCCCGGCCACGTCGAGCGCGGCCAGCCGGGTGCGCTCGTCGGCCAGCTCAGCCACCAGGTCCTCGACGGTCCACTGTGGACTCACCACCAGCCGGGCACCGGCGATGCGCAGCGCGAGCGGCAGGTACGCGCACAGCTCGGCCAGCTTGCCGTAGTCCCCCGGCCCGGCCAGTTCCTCGATCAACCGCACCGCGTCGGCCGGTGGCATGGATTCCAGCGCCCGGAGGCGTGCCGCGCTGGCGACCACGAGCCCGTCGAGCCGCGCGCGGCTGGTCACCACGGCGACCGAGCCCGGCGCGGGCGGCAGCAGCGGGCGGACCTGCTCGGCCGAGCGCGCGTCGTCGAGCACCACCAGCACGGTGGCGTCGGCCAGCAGCGAGCGGTACAACGCGATGCGCTCGTGTGGCTTCTCCGGCAGTTCGGCGGGCCGCACGCCGAGCCCGAGCAGGAACTGGGTGACCACCTCACCCGGCGCCAGCGGCGGGTGCTCCGGGTCGAACCCGCGCAGCGTCGCGAACAACACGCCGTCCGGGAAGTCCGCCGCTCTCCGGTGCGCCCACGAGATCGCCAGCGCGCTCTTGCCGACGCCGGGCGCGCCGGTGACCACGCCGACCATGCTCGCGCCCTGCCGGGCTTCCTCGACCAGGCCGTCCAGCCAGGCCAGCTCGTCGGCGCGCCCGGCGAAGCGGGGCACCGCGGCGGGCAGCTGCGCCGGGTTGACCCGCACCAGCCGCGGTGGCGGCCCCTTCGGCGACGACGGGTCGGCGAGGTCGTCACGCAGGATGCGGTCGTGCAGCTCCCGCAGTTCGGCGCCGGGATCGATGCCGAGCGTGCCGACCACGTGCCGGGCCGCGCGGCGGTACACCGCGAGCGCGTCGGCGCGGCGTCCGGCGTGGTAGAGCGCACGCATCAGCTGGCCGATCGTGCGCTCCGCCAACGGGTTCTCGCGCACCATGGTGGTCAGCTCGGAGATCAGCTCGGCGTGCCTGCCGAGTTCGAGGTCGGCGTCCACGCGGGCGCCGTGCACCGCGAGCCGCAGGTCCTCCAGTTCCGGCGCGTGCACCGAATCGGGGACGCCGGACAGCACCGGCCCCTTCCACAACGCGAGCGCCTCGGCGAGCACGGCGGCTCGGCGCTCGGCCCCGGCCGCGGTGGCGTACTCGAGCAGCGCCCGCGCGCGGTGCACGTCGATCTGCGACGGGTCGACGGTCAGCTGGTAGCCGGGCGGGCGGGTGTGGATCTGCGCGCCGTCGCCGCTGTCGCCCTGGATGGACCGCAGCACGCGGCGGAGGTGCGAGACGTTGCCGTGCACGATGGTGCGCGCGGTGGCCGGTGGATCGTGCCCCCAGAGCGCGTCGATGATGTCGTCCAGTGGAACAACTTTGTTGGCGTGCAAGGCCAGCAGCGCCAGCAGCCCCCGCACCCCCGGCCCGCCGACCGGCACCGGCCGCGAGCCCGCCAGCAGCTGGACCGGGCCGAGCAGCTGGAACCAGGCCTGGTGGGACCCCAAATCCCCTTCGCTCACTACGCCTCCCCTGCGTCGTGGACGAGCAGGAGAAGACGTTACTCGCAAACCCGGCAACCGGCGTGTGGAGTTGGGCATGCGCGGCGCCGGTGGAACAACCCCCGGACACAACACCGCCCTGCACCATCAGTCCCGATCTGATGGTGCAGGGCGGTGTTGCCGACTGCCACGGCCGGCGCGCGGGCGGTCTCACCCCGAGCAAGGAGTAACCGCCGCGTCACTTCGACCGTGACGGAGACAACGTAACAGGCCACGAAGGGTTAGCGAAGAGCCACCCCTTCGCGGCCTGATAACGATTATCGCCGGACCGGGGTGAAGTCGCGGGCCGCGATGAACTCCGGCCGTCGCTTCTCCGCGGCGAACGGTTCCACCACCGCGTTGTCCACGCTGTTGAACACCAGGAAGATGTTCGAGCGCGGGTACGGGGTGATGTTGTTGCCGGAGCCGTGCATGATGTTCGAGTCGAACCACAGCGCCGAGCCGGCGGCACCGGTGAACTGCTCGATGCCGTGCTCCGCGGCGAGCTTGGCGATCTCGTCCTCCGACGGCACGCCGATCTTCTGCTCCTTGAGCGAGGACTTGTAGTTGTCCTCCGGCGTCCGCCCGGCGCACTGCACGAACGTCCGCTGCGAACCCGGCATCACCATCAGCCCGCCGTTGAACGGGTAGTTGTCGGTGAGCGCGATGGAGCAGCTGACCGCCCTCGGCACCGGCATGCCGTCCTCGGCGTGCCAGGTCTCGAAGTCGGAGTGCCAGTAGAAACCGTTGCCGCGGAACCCGGGCATGTAGTTGACCCGGCTCTGATGGACGTACACCTCGGACCCGAGGATCTGCCGCGCCCGGTCGAGCACGCGCGGATCCCGGACCAGCTCGGCGATCAGGTCGCTGATCCGGTGCACCTCGAAGATCGAGCGGACCTCGCCGCTGCTCTTCTCGGTCACCACTCGCTCGTCGGCCTTCAGTTCCTCGTCCCCGGACAGCCGGACGAGTTCCTGCCAGTAGGTCTGCACCTCGGCCGGGGAGAGCAGGCCCTCCACCACCGAGTAGCCCTTGGCGTCGTGCGAAGCCAAGGTGGCCGCATCGATCGGACCGTCCGCCTCACCGCCCCACACGGTGGGGTCGAGGCGGTCGATCGCCCCGGCGTCGGCCGCCGGGAGTCGGGTCGGGTAGGCGTCCCCGATCCGGGTGTCCATCAGAGTCAAACTGCTCGCCTCCTCGTGATCGTGCTCTTTTCGCTCAGGACTCTTCGGTCACCAGCGGGTACACGCCGTTCTCGTCGTGGACCTCGCGTCCGGTGACCGGCGGGTTGAAGACGCAGACCGTCTTCATGTCGGTCTTCGGCAGCACCTGGTGCTTGTCGTGGTCGTTGAGCAGGTACAGCGAACCGGGCTTGAGCTGGTGGCGCTCGCCGGTGGCCTTGTTGACCAGCTCGCCCTCGCCCTCGTAGACGAACACGGCCTCGATGTGGTTGGCGTACCAGAAGTCGTTGACCGTGCCCGCGTAGAGCGTGGTCTCGTGCACCGAGAAGCCGACCTTCTCCTTCGCCAGGATGATGCGCTTGCTGCGCCAGTTCGGGGTCTTGATGTCGGCGTCGGTGTCGGTGATCTCGTCGAGGGTGCGGACGATCAAAGTCGTGTCTCCTTAGCTTCCTACTTGGTCAGCACGGCGCGAACGGACTCGCCGATGATCTCCAGGCCCTGCTCCAGCTCGGCGTCGTTGATGGTCAGCGCGGGGAGCAGCTTCATCACTTCACCGTCGGGCCCGGAGGTCTCCATCAGCAGACCACGATCGAAGGCCTCCGCGCACACCGAGCCGGCCAGCTCGCCGCTGGCGAACTCGATGCCGCGGGCCAGTCCACGGCCCTTGGCCACCAGGTTCGCCTCGGGGTGGGCTTGCACGATCTCGTCGAACACCGAGCCGATGCGCTCGCCCTTCGCGCGGGTGGACTGCTCGAGCTTGTCGTCGCTCCAGTACACGCGCAGCGCTTCGGTGGCGGTGACGAAGGCCGGGTTGATGCCGCGGAAGGTGCCGTTGTGCTCGCCCGGCTCCCACACGTCCAGCTCCGGCTTGATCAGCGTGAGCGCCAGCGGCAGGCCGTACCCGCCGATCGACTTCGACAGGCAGACGATGTCCGGCTTGATGCCGGCGTCCTCGAAGCTGAAGAACGGGCCGGTGCGGCCGCAGCCCATCTGCACGTCGTCGAGGATGAGCAGGATGTTGTGCCGTTCGCACAGGTCGGACAGGCCCTTGAGCCACTCCAGCCTGGCCGCGTTGATGCCGCCTTCGCCCTGCAGCGCCTCGACGATCACCGCGGCGGGCTCGTTCAGGCCGCTGCCGGAGTCCTCGAGCAGCCGCTCGAAGTACAGGAAGTCGGGGTAGGCGCCGTCGAAGTACTTGTCGTACGGCATCGGGGTGGCGTGCACCAGCGGCACCCCGGCGCCGCCGCGCTTCATCGAGTTGCCGGTGACCGACAGCGCGCCCAGCGTCATGCCGTGGAAGGCGTTGGTGAAGTTGATGACCGACTCCTTGCCGGTCACCTTGCGCGCCAGCTTGAGCGCGGCTTCGACGGCGTTCGCGCCACCGGGGCCGGGGAAGACCACCTTGTAGTCCAGCTCGCGCGGCCCGAGGATCTTCTCCTGGAGCGTCTCCAGGAAGTCGCGCTTGGCCACGGTGAACATGTCCAGCGCGTGGGTCACGCCGTCGCGCGCGATGTAGTCGATCAGCGCCTGCTTGAGCGCCGGGTTGTTGTGGCCGTAGTTCAGCGCGCCCGCGCCGGCGAAGAAGTCGAGATAGCCCTTGCCGTTCTCGTCGTAGAGCATGCTGCCCTGCGCGCGGTCGAAGACCACCGGCCAGCCGCGGCTGTAACTCCGCACCTCGGATTCGAGTTTCGAGAAGATTTCCATGTTCATCGCCAGTTCCGTCCGTCCCTGTGGAGTGATCCCGTTGCGGTGTGCGAATTATCTGTGCGTCAACGGTCCGATTCGATAGAGATCCTCGGGTTCGTGCACAACGTTGTCTTCCGGGAAATCGTCGGAACTGAACAGTTCAGCGCTTTCCAGATCGGCTTCCCAGCGCTTCGCGAAGGACTCGAAGAGCTTGATGGACGCCTGGTTGTCCGGGGTGATGGTGGTCTCCAGATAGCGGACGCCTTGGCCGACCAAGCGGTCGAACAAGGCGTCCAGCAAAGCTCCGGCCAGCCCTTTTCCGCGTTGTGAGGCGTCGACGGCGACCTGCCAGACCAGCGCCGTCTCGGGATCGGACGGCTTGCGGTAGCCGATCACGAAGCCGACCGCCGCGTCACCGGATCGTGCGACCACCGAGGTGTCGGCAAAATCGCGGCACCACAGCAGATAGGCGTACGGCGAGTTCAGATCGAGCTTCTGGGAATCGCGCGCGATTCGCCAGAGTTCGGCGCCATCCGCCTTGGTCGGGGATTCGATCAAGTGCTTTCCGGACATGTCAAACGAACTTAACAGAATCGCAAAGCCGACTCAGCCCGGACGAACTAGTGCAACTGGCCTACCAGCGCAGACACAGAAAACCCTGTGACTATGGCAACAGTAACGTAGGTTTGCCGCAATCGGTGGACTACAATGCCGCAGCCGACCGCCACCGCTTCGTGACGAAGCGGTTTCACTTCGGACACGGTAGTGGCCACGCTCACGAGATGCGACTCAAAGAGCACGTTTGGCCTAAGCATACGCTGGGTACTCCGGTACTTTTCCCAGCGGGAGCCACCTATTCGCCGACCTGGCCGTCGGCGAACTCACGCAGCACGTCGAGGTGCCCGACGTGCCTCGCGGTCTCCTGCACCAGGTGGGTGAGCACCCATCGAACGGTCTTGTCCTCGCCCGGCCGTCGCACCGGGTCATCGGCCGACAACCCGGCCAGGGCGGCACGCGAGATCCGCCATTCCTCCTGGTAGGCCGCCACCAGCTCGGCCGGCGAGTGCTCCTTGCCGAGGCGGAAGAGGAAGTCGTGGTCGCCGGTGTCGCCCCAGAGATCGGGCAGCTCGCTGCCGCCGCCGACGATGGTCAGCCACCACCGCTCGACCGCGGTCAGGTGCCGGATCACCCCGAGCGCGTTCATCTCCGGCGACGCCGGGAACGGCGTGCCCGCGGCCTCGGCCCGGCTCAGCCCGGCCACCTTGTTGACCGCCGTGGCCCGCAGGAAGTCGAGGAAGCCCCAGAGCAGGGTCAGCTCGTCGTCGGCCCGGGTTTCCGGCCACGCCCGCTCGACCGGATCCGCCATTTCCTTCGAACTCGAGTTCGACACGCGGAAAAGGTATCAGGCGGCGAAGTGTTCCAGCAGCAGGACCTGCGCCTCACCCACGGCGAAGCCGAGCAGCGCGCCGGTGGCGATCAGGATCCATTCGTCCTGCTGGAAGGCGGGCCGGAGCAGGCCCTCGAACTCGGCGGGCGACAGCTGTTTCATCTTGGTCACCAGCAGGTTCCGGATGTCCATCGCGTCTTCGGCGTAGTCCTCGACGTAGGTCATCGTCTCCGGCAGCCGCGCCATGATCAGCTCGGAGATCCGCAGCTTCATCGCCTGGTAGCGCTTGCTGCCCACCGCCATCACCACCAGCGGCCTGGCCAGGCTGGTGTGCTTGGCCAGCTCGGCGTCCACCTGGCGCTGGACCAGCGCGAGCACCTTGTCCGACGCGGGCCCGCGCAGCACCGCCTCGATCACGTTGTGCGGGGTGATGATCTCCTTGGCGATCAGCGCGCCGTAGGCCTCGGACACCTCGGCGCGGCGCTTGAGGAACAGGCCCTGCCACTCGAACAGCCCGAGGTAGCGCTTCGGCTGCTGCGGCCGGAAGATCATCTTCAGCGCCAGCCAGTCGGTGAACCAGCCGGTGAACAGGCCGAACAGCGGCATGATCAGCGGCGCCTTGAACAGGATCCAGGCGCCCATCTGGATCACCCCGATCAGCCCGCCGAAGACGATGCCGGAGCGGGCGATGAACTTGAACTCCTTGTCGCCCGCCTCCTGGAAGATCCGGTTCAGCAGCCGCTTGTCCTTGACCAGGCTGGTGACCACCATGTCCTTGAGGTCGAAGACGCTGTCCACGTCCTGCTTGACCCCGTCCATGATCGAGGCGACCATGCGCGGCGCCTCCGCCTGCACCCGCGTGATCACCATTCGCTGCACGCGCGTCGGCAGCGATTCCCACAGCCCGGGCTGGTATTCGGCGGCCACCACCCGCACGATCTCCTCGACCCCGGCCAGCAGCGGCTTCTCGATCTCCTTGGCGATGCGCTCCGGGTCGAGCCGGTTGAGCACGTCACCCGGCTTGATCAGCTGCTGGGTCATCGTGTCGCAGGCGATGCCAGCCATCCGCGCGGCCCGCTTCGGCACCACCCCCTGCCAGCCCAGGAATGGTTTGATGCCAACGAATTCCACCGGCTGGAACATCATCCGGATGGCCACCAGCTTGGTGGTGTAGCCGATCAGCGCGGCGATCAGCGGGATGGAGCAGTAGAGCGGCCAGTTCCGCGCGAAGTCGTCGATGATGCCGCTCATGGCTCATGATCACACGGGGGTCCACCTGGGACAATGATCAGCTTCGCGCGGGGTCGCAGGCCGCCCAGAATTCCTTGCCCAACCGCGAGATGTGCACGGTCCGGCGAACGAACTTCACCCGTTTGACCGAGTTCTCCGCGGCCCGGACCGCGTCGTCGGTGAGCAGGATTTCGTACTGGGTCTCGAGTTCCGGCACTTCCTCGTCCGGTTCGGCCAGGCCGAGACCGATCAGCCGGGTGACGTAGGCGGGCACCTGGTCGAGCAGGGTCACCCCGGCCGCCTTGCCCACGGTGGACGCGTTGCGCAACACCACCCGGCCCGCGCCGCCGAGCCCGTTGCGCTCGGTGACGTCGATCAGCGGGAACGGCGCCCCGTCGGACAACGCGGAGAGAATGCGTGCTTCGTCCGGCGTGAGCTGGCGCAGGATGATCGCGTACAGGTATTCGCGGGCGCGCTCGCGGCCGAATCCGATGGATCGGTTCAGCAGCTCGGCCATCGCCGCGCGCAGCGGCTCGACGCTCTCCGAGGACGGCATCACCACCACGGTGCCGCGGATCTCGCCGTTCAACGGCTGGACGTGCCGCCCGTTGCCGCCGACGTTCATCGCCGACGCGGCGCTCAGCGCGGCCAGGTACGGGTCGTCGACCTCTTCGAGGCGGCGCCGCAGCTCGGTCAGCGCGAGCCGTTCCAGCGAGCGCAGGCCGCGCTCGGCCGCGTCCGCGCCGGGCAGCCGCTTGCCGAGCGAGTAACCCGCGCGGGCGGCGATGCTGGCCAGCTTGCCCGCCCGCTCGGCGAAGTTCTCCGGAGCTCCCACGGCGCCACTCCCCTCCTTGACGCCCGGAATACTACTTTTCAGTAGGTTCGCTGGGCCGAACGGACGTCCGTTGCCTCCA
Coding sequences within:
- a CDS encoding AfsR/SARP family transcriptional regulator gives rise to the protein MSEGDLGSHQAWFQLLGPVQLLAGSRPVPVGGPGVRGLLALLALHANKVVPLDDIIDALWGHDPPATARTIVHGNVSHLRRVLRSIQGDSGDGAQIHTRPPGYQLTVDPSQIDVHRARALLEYATAAGAERRAAVLAEALALWKGPVLSGVPDSVHAPELEDLRLAVHGARVDADLELGRHAELISELTTMVRENPLAERTIGQLMRALYHAGRRADALAVYRRAARHVVGTLGIDPGAELRELHDRILRDDLADPSSPKGPPPRLVRVNPAQLPAAVPRFAGRADELAWLDGLVEEARQGASMVGVVTGAPGVGKSALAISWAHRRAADFPDGVLFATLRGFDPEHPPLAPGEVVTQFLLGLGVRPAELPEKPHERIALYRSLLADATVLVVLDDARSAEQVRPLLPPAPGSVAVVTSRARLDGLVVASAARLRALESMPPADAVRLIEELAGPGDYGKLAELCAYLPLALRIAGARLVVSPQWTVEDLVAELADERTRLAALDVAGVDVAETSVRAALDVSHRGLPEPVGALFRLLGAFTGPSIGPHLAAALGGTGVAEARRRLRTLAAYHLLTEVGRDVFAPHDLVRLYLRGLAETELAATEREAVLRRSVRYYQAAADRARRRLLRIVDSLDFAAALPEAELPEFADFDDALDWFALEWPNLLETCEAAYRAGRYEDAWQLARVVHTYRVVRPLRDEWTGLVELGLAAAKASGNPLAHCWMLISRCAIALTFGIEGGGLTDAEHALALAAEVGDKRLLVSANIHVGAALSSSGRYDEAIDRLRQAIEETERTGDPALRGQALNNCAEAEKLSGRYAEAIEHQLGSLAIDRELGDDSYAVVSLNNLAELHLGTGELGEAERYARQAIELTTSRGFVLQEGVSRAALGRVLRARGDRVQAREQLELAEERFRQAGAPWPAELGAELAAVAE
- the thpD gene encoding ectoine hydroxylase, whose amino-acid sequence is MDTRIGDAYPTRLPAADAGAIDRLDPTVWGGEADGPIDAATLASHDAKGYSVVEGLLSPAEVQTYWQELVRLSGDEELKADERVVTEKSSGEVRSIFEVHRISDLIAELVRDPRVLDRARQILGSEVYVHQSRVNYMPGFRGNGFYWHSDFETWHAEDGMPVPRAVSCSIALTDNYPFNGGLMVMPGSQRTFVQCAGRTPEDNYKSSLKEQKIGVPSEDEIAKLAAEHGIEQFTGAAGSALWFDSNIMHGSGNNITPYPRSNIFLVFNSVDNAVVEPFAAEKRRPEFIAARDFTPVRR
- a CDS encoding ectoine synthase, giving the protein MIVRTLDEITDTDADIKTPNWRSKRIILAKEKVGFSVHETTLYAGTVNDFWYANHIEAVFVYEGEGELVNKATGERHQLKPGSLYLLNDHDKHQVLPKTDMKTVCVFNPPVTGREVHDENGVYPLVTEES
- the ectB gene encoding diaminobutyrate--2-oxoglutarate transaminase — protein: MEIFSKLESEVRSYSRGWPVVFDRAQGSMLYDENGKGYLDFFAGAGALNYGHNNPALKQALIDYIARDGVTHALDMFTVAKRDFLETLQEKILGPRELDYKVVFPGPGGANAVEAALKLARKVTGKESVINFTNAFHGMTLGALSVTGNSMKRGGAGVPLVHATPMPYDKYFDGAYPDFLYFERLLEDSGSGLNEPAAVIVEALQGEGGINAARLEWLKGLSDLCERHNILLILDDVQMGCGRTGPFFSFEDAGIKPDIVCLSKSIGGYGLPLALTLIKPELDVWEPGEHNGTFRGINPAFVTATEALRVYWSDDKLEQSTRAKGERIGSVFDEIVQAHPEANLVAKGRGLARGIEFASGELAGSVCAEAFDRGLLMETSGPDGEVMKLLPALTINDAELEQGLEIIGESVRAVLTK
- the ectA gene encoding diaminobutyrate acetyltransferase yields the protein MSGKHLIESPTKADGAELWRIARDSQKLDLNSPYAYLLWCRDFADTSVVARSGDAAVGFVIGYRKPSDPETALVWQVAVDASQRGKGLAGALLDALFDRLVGQGVRYLETTITPDNQASIKLFESFAKRWEADLESAELFSSDDFPEDNVVHEPEDLYRIGPLTHR
- a CDS encoding DinB family protein; this encodes MSNSSSKEMADPVERAWPETRADDELTLLWGFLDFLRATAVNKVAGLSRAEAAGTPFPASPEMNALGVIRHLTAVERWWLTIVGGGSELPDLWGDTGDHDFLFRLGKEHSPAELVAAYQEEWRISRAALAGLSADDPVRRPGEDKTVRWVLTHLVQETARHVGHLDVLREFADGQVGE
- a CDS encoding DUF445 domain-containing protein, whose translation is MSGIIDDFARNWPLYCSIPLIAALIGYTTKLVAIRMMFQPVEFVGIKPFLGWQGVVPKRAARMAGIACDTMTQQLIKPGDVLNRLDPERIAKEIEKPLLAGVEEIVRVVAAEYQPGLWESLPTRVQRMVITRVQAEAPRMVASIMDGVKQDVDSVFDLKDMVVTSLVKDKRLLNRIFQEAGDKEFKFIARSGIVFGGLIGVIQMGAWILFKAPLIMPLFGLFTGWFTDWLALKMIFRPQQPKRYLGLFEWQGLFLKRRAEVSEAYGALIAKEIITPHNVIEAVLRGPASDKVLALVQRQVDAELAKHTSLARPLVVMAVGSKRYQAMKLRISELIMARLPETMTYVEDYAEDAMDIRNLLVTKMKQLSPAEFEGLLRPAFQQDEWILIATGALLGFAVGEAQVLLLEHFAA
- a CDS encoding Abi-alpha family protein, producing the protein MGAPENFAERAGKLASIAARAGYSLGKRLPGADAAERGLRSLERLALTELRRRLEEVDDPYLAALSAASAMNVGGNGRHVQPLNGEIRGTVVVMPSSESVEPLRAAMAELLNRSIGFGRERAREYLYAIILRQLTPDEARILSALSDGAPFPLIDVTERNGLGGAGRVVLRNASTVGKAAGVTLLDQVPAYVTRLIGLGLAEPDEEVPELETQYEILLTDDAVRAAENSVKRVKFVRRTVHISRLGKEFWAACDPARS